A region of Gemmatimonadota bacterium DNA encodes the following proteins:
- a CDS encoding efflux RND transporter periplasmic adaptor subunit: protein MRGYWMIGLPLVLAACGGDASPAKPATPATGGTAVAVVDTMIVGTTEATGLASPMESSTLSTRLMASVVDVMVLEGAKVQQGQVLVRLDLRDLAAKRQQAQAGLADVEAQRQLALVSATRLRAMYADSAAPKASLDAAEAGLARAEAGVRAAKAALAELDAVASYGEIRAPFAGVVSRRFVDPGAFVAPGAPMLTVDRLGDLRISVTVPVAGVAGLTTGRTVIAVIEGDTATAKIEGVARESGGTYAVNAVVRNADGRFRGGSSAALRLPGTERRALLIPTAALRQEGDLHSVLRRTAQGDLMTVVRVGSVIGDRTEVLGGLTAADSVVVPAVAGRP, encoded by the coding sequence ATGCGCGGATATTGGATGATCGGCCTTCCCCTCGTGCTGGCGGCCTGCGGCGGCGACGCCTCACCGGCCAAGCCCGCGACGCCCGCCACTGGCGGCACCGCGGTGGCCGTCGTCGACACGATGATTGTCGGCACGACGGAGGCGACCGGGCTTGCGTCGCCGATGGAGAGCAGCACCCTCTCGACCCGCTTGATGGCGAGCGTCGTGGACGTGATGGTGCTCGAAGGGGCGAAGGTCCAGCAGGGGCAGGTGCTGGTCCGATTGGACCTTCGGGACCTTGCCGCGAAGCGTCAGCAGGCGCAGGCCGGGCTGGCCGACGTCGAGGCCCAGCGGCAACTCGCCCTGGTGAGCGCCACGCGCCTGCGCGCCATGTATGCCGACAGCGCCGCGCCGAAGGCGTCACTCGACGCCGCCGAAGCGGGACTGGCACGAGCCGAGGCGGGCGTTCGGGCCGCGAAGGCGGCTTTGGCAGAACTCGATGCCGTGGCGTCCTACGGTGAGATCCGCGCGCCGTTCGCCGGCGTCGTGTCGCGGCGATTCGTCGATCCGGGCGCCTTCGTGGCTCCCGGGGCACCGATGCTGACGGTCGATCGACTCGGCGACCTCCGGATCTCGGTGACGGTGCCGGTTGCTGGAGTGGCCGGGCTGACTACCGGCCGCACGGTGATCGCGGTGATCGAGGGCGACACCGCGACGGCGAAGATCGAGGGAGTCGCGCGCGAGAGCGGCGGCACCTATGCGGTCAACGCGGTGGTGCGCAACGCCGACGGGCGCTTCCGTGGGGGCAGCTCGGCGGCGCTGCGGCTTCCAGGTACCGAACGGCGCGCGCTGTTGATTCCGACCGCTGCGCTCCGGCAGGAAGGTGATCTGCATTCGGTGCTCCGCCGCACGGCGCAGGGCGACCTGATGACGGTGGTGCGGGTCGGGAGCGTCATCGGTGATCGGACCGAGGTGCTCGGCGGACTCACGGCGGCAGACAGCGTCGTGGTGCCTGCCGTCGCCGGGAGGCCGTGA
- a CDS encoding TolC family protein: MTKRLLLPMLLLVGAGPLSGQALTLSEALRRADSAAFPNRMARAASAAASARAAGADQGVLPGLRAELGAVRTSDPLGAFGFLLRQRGVTPEAFDPAGLNRPTPRTDIGAAMVAEVPLLNLDAWAGRRAARAAADAESAREQWSATGVELEVIRSYFGAVLAREQARVLAAADLAGQAHVRRAENALANGLVTRSDLLLAQVRLGDIATQRLRADADAMLARQQLALVLGTPNDTAGALPSRIPGLATREIAGSGTRADLSAIAAMVNAASQEADRRSLALLPRVNGFGRYEWHDASSPLAGKPMWTVGVMATWAPFSGGAELAARREARANATAARAGLAAAQGAAALELASAESGVRVAEQALAIATRGTAQAAEAHRIVVRKYDGGLATVAELLDAQATDLGAQLGEAKARHDLIVAIATVARLRGSDLSLLAQALDASATNPE; the protein is encoded by the coding sequence ATGACCAAGCGACTTCTGCTCCCCATGCTCCTCCTGGTCGGCGCTGGCCCCCTGTCGGGGCAGGCGCTGACGCTCAGCGAGGCCCTGCGGCGTGCCGATTCCGCCGCCTTTCCGAACCGAATGGCCCGTGCCGCCTCGGCGGCCGCGTCGGCCCGAGCCGCTGGTGCCGACCAGGGCGTCCTGCCCGGCCTTCGGGCCGAGCTCGGCGCCGTGCGGACCTCCGACCCGCTCGGCGCCTTCGGCTTCCTCCTCCGGCAGCGCGGCGTCACGCCAGAGGCGTTTGACCCCGCGGGGCTGAACCGGCCCACGCCGCGCACCGACATCGGGGCGGCGATGGTGGCGGAGGTCCCGCTGCTCAACCTCGATGCCTGGGCCGGACGCCGGGCGGCCCGCGCCGCGGCCGACGCGGAATCGGCGCGCGAACAGTGGTCCGCGACCGGCGTCGAGCTCGAGGTCATTCGCAGCTACTTCGGCGCGGTCCTGGCGCGAGAGCAGGCGCGAGTCCTCGCCGCTGCGGACCTTGCCGGGCAGGCGCACGTCCGCCGCGCCGAGAACGCCTTGGCCAATGGCCTGGTGACCAGGTCGGATCTGCTCCTGGCGCAGGTGCGGCTCGGCGACATCGCCACCCAACGGCTGCGGGCCGACGCTGATGCGATGCTGGCGCGGCAACAGCTCGCGCTGGTGCTCGGCACGCCCAATGACACCGCCGGCGCGCTGCCCTCCCGGATTCCCGGGTTGGCCACCCGAGAGATCGCCGGATCGGGAACACGGGCCGACCTGAGCGCCATTGCGGCGATGGTGAACGCCGCCTCCCAGGAAGCGGATCGGCGGAGCCTCGCGCTCCTGCCGCGCGTGAACGGCTTCGGGCGATACGAGTGGCACGACGCCTCGTCGCCGCTGGCCGGCAAGCCGATGTGGACCGTCGGCGTGATGGCGACCTGGGCGCCGTTCAGCGGGGGCGCCGAACTGGCGGCTCGCCGCGAAGCCCGAGCCAACGCGACGGCCGCGCGGGCCGGGTTGGCGGCTGCGCAGGGTGCGGCCGCGCTGGAGCTCGCCTCGGCGGAAAGCGGCGTGCGCGTCGCCGAGCAGGCCTTGGCCATCGCGACGCGCGGGACGGCGCAGGCGGCCGAGGCGCACCGGATCGTGGTCCGCAAGTACGACGGCGGGCTGGCCACGGTGGCGGAGCTGCTCGATGCCCAGGCAACAGACCTCGGCGCGCAGCTAGGCGAAGCCAAGGCACGTCATGACCTGATTGTGGCGATCGCCACGGTCGCGCGACTGCGCGGCAGCGATCTCAGCTTGTTGGCGCAGGCGCTCGACGCGTCGGCCACGAACCCGGAGTGA